A single window of Streptomyces diastaticus subsp. diastaticus DNA harbors:
- a CDS encoding thioredoxin domain-containing protein produces the protein MNRLAGVTSPYLLQHADNPVNWWPWVPEAFEEAKRRDVPVLLSVGYSACHWCHVMAHESFEDEATAAVMNAHFVNVKVDREERPDVDAVYMEAVQAATGQGGWPMTVFLTPEAEPFYFGTYFPPEPRHGMPGFREVLEGVRVAWGERRGEVGEVAGKIAADLRERRLTLGESRLPGAEEAAQALLGLTREYDPGNGGFGGAPKFPPSMVLEFLLRHYARTGAEGALQMAADTAERMARGGIYDQLGGGFARYSVDREWIVPHFEKMLYDNALLCRLYTHLWRVTGSEPARRVALETAEFLVRDLSTPQGGFASAIDADSEDAAGRMTEGAYYVWTPGQLVEVLGEEDGRIAAAHFGVTEEGTFEEGASVLRLPQDGAAVRDGARIAAIRERLYEARLRRPEPGRDDKVVAAWNGLVVAALAETGACFDRPDLVDAAVTAADLLVRVHLDDQARLARTSRDGRASGNAGVLEDYADVAEGFLALASVTGEGVWLDFAGLLLDQIIDRFTDESGALYDTASDAEQLIRRPQDPTDNATPSGWTAAAGALLGYAAQTGSEPHRTAAERALGVVAALGPKVPRFIGHGLAVTEALLDGPREVAVVGDPDDPRTAALHRTALLSTAPGAVVAVGPADGELPLLAGRVAADGAPTAYVCRGFVCDAPTTDPALLAARLGG, from the coding sequence ATGAACCGGTTGGCTGGTGTGACCTCGCCTTATCTGCTTCAGCACGCTGACAATCCGGTCAACTGGTGGCCGTGGGTGCCTGAGGCGTTCGAGGAAGCGAAACGGCGTGACGTACCCGTTCTGCTGTCGGTCGGCTACTCCGCGTGCCACTGGTGCCACGTCATGGCGCACGAGAGTTTCGAGGACGAGGCGACCGCCGCGGTGATGAACGCGCACTTCGTCAACGTCAAGGTGGACCGCGAGGAGCGTCCCGACGTCGACGCCGTCTACATGGAGGCGGTGCAGGCGGCGACCGGGCAGGGCGGGTGGCCGATGACGGTGTTCCTCACGCCGGAGGCCGAGCCGTTCTACTTCGGTACCTACTTCCCGCCCGAGCCCAGGCACGGTATGCCCGGGTTCCGGGAGGTGCTGGAGGGGGTGCGGGTCGCCTGGGGCGAGCGGCGCGGGGAGGTCGGCGAGGTGGCCGGGAAGATCGCGGCCGACCTGCGTGAGCGACGGCTGACACTCGGGGAGAGCCGGCTGCCGGGGGCCGAGGAGGCCGCGCAGGCGCTGCTCGGCCTCACCCGGGAGTACGACCCGGGCAACGGCGGGTTCGGGGGCGCGCCCAAGTTCCCGCCGTCGATGGTGCTGGAGTTCCTGCTGCGCCACTACGCCCGCACCGGTGCCGAGGGCGCGCTCCAGATGGCGGCCGACACCGCCGAGCGGATGGCACGCGGCGGGATCTACGACCAGCTCGGCGGTGGCTTCGCCCGCTACTCGGTCGACCGGGAGTGGATCGTGCCGCACTTCGAGAAGATGCTGTACGACAACGCGCTCCTCTGTCGTCTCTACACCCACCTGTGGCGGGTGACCGGGTCCGAACCGGCCCGCCGGGTCGCCCTGGAGACGGCCGAGTTCCTGGTGCGCGACCTCTCCACCCCGCAGGGCGGCTTCGCCTCGGCCATCGACGCCGACAGCGAGGACGCGGCCGGGCGGATGACCGAGGGCGCGTACTACGTCTGGACGCCCGGGCAGCTCGTCGAGGTGCTGGGCGAGGAGGACGGGCGGATCGCCGCCGCCCACTTCGGCGTCACCGAGGAGGGCACCTTCGAGGAGGGCGCCTCGGTGCTGCGGCTGCCCCAGGACGGCGCGGCCGTGCGGGACGGCGCACGGATCGCCGCGATCCGCGAGCGGCTGTACGAGGCGCGGCTGCGGCGGCCCGAACCGGGGCGGGACGACAAGGTGGTGGCGGCCTGGAACGGGCTGGTCGTCGCCGCGCTCGCCGAGACCGGCGCCTGCTTCGACCGGCCCGACCTCGTCGACGCCGCCGTGACCGCCGCCGACCTGCTGGTCCGCGTCCACCTCGACGACCAGGCCCGGCTGGCCCGCACCTCCCGCGACGGCCGCGCCTCCGGCAACGCGGGCGTGCTGGAGGACTACGCGGACGTCGCCGAGGGCTTCCTCGCCCTGGCCTCCGTCACCGGTGAGGGCGTCTGGCTGGACTTCGCCGGGCTGCTCCTCGACCAGATCATCGACCGCTTCACCGACGAGAGCGGCGCCCTGTACGACACCGCCTCCGACGCCGAGCAGCTCATCCGGCGCCCGCAGGACCCCACCGACAACGCGACCCCGTCCGGCTGGACCGCCGCCGCCGGGGCGCTGCTCGGCTACGCCGCGCAGACCGGCTCCGAGCCGCACCGCACCGCCGCCGAACGGGCGCTCGGTGTGGTGGCCGCGCTCGGCCCGAAGGTGCCCCGCTTCATCGGCCACGGCCTGGCCGTCACCGAGGCGCTGCTCGACGGCCCCCGCGAGGTGGCCGTGGTCGGCGACCCGGACGACCCGCGTACGGCCGCGCTGCACCGGACGGCGCTGCTCTCCACGGCGCCCGGCGCGGTCGTCGCCGTCGGCCCGGCCGACGGCGAACTTCCGCTGCTGGCCGGGCGGGTGGCAGCCGACGGCGCGCCCACCGCGTACGTCTGCCGGGGCTTCGTCTGCGACGCGCCGACGACCGATCCGGCGCTGCTCGCCGCCCGGCTCGGCGGCTGA
- a CDS encoding TetR/AcrR family transcriptional regulator has translation MNREPRSDAVRNRQAILAAADELFARADGRTVSTDDVAAAAGVGKGTIFRAFGDRAGLLDALFERRAEGLRAEIIEAEGRNLGEGPQARVSGILRAVVRFKVANLSLVRAIEDAAGRRGSQSLFDSPPYRAVYRVLTEQIDSLPGPADRRMSSSWAAHVLLSAVRVDLLDHLLGEQMSAAELEEAVDALAQRLLPT, from the coding sequence GTGAACCGTGAGCCGAGATCCGACGCCGTCCGGAACCGGCAGGCGATCCTCGCGGCTGCCGACGAGTTGTTCGCCCGGGCGGACGGGCGCACGGTTTCGACCGACGACGTCGCGGCGGCGGCCGGCGTGGGCAAGGGGACGATCTTCCGAGCCTTCGGAGACCGCGCCGGCCTGCTCGACGCACTCTTCGAGAGGCGGGCCGAGGGCTTGCGGGCCGAGATCATCGAGGCGGAGGGCAGGAATCTGGGTGAGGGTCCGCAAGCCCGGGTCTCGGGAATCCTCCGCGCGGTGGTCCGCTTCAAGGTCGCCAACCTGTCGTTGGTGCGCGCGATCGAGGACGCGGCAGGCCGGCGCGGGTCGCAGTCCCTCTTCGACTCGCCGCCCTACCGTGCGGTGTACCGGGTCCTGACCGAGCAGATCGACTCGCTGCCCGGCCCCGCCGACCGCCGCATGTCCTCCTCATGGGCGGCGCACGTGCTGTTGAGTGCCGTCCGGGTCGACCTGCTCGACCATCTTCTTGGTGAGCAGATGTCGGCGGCGGAGCTCGAGGAGGCGGTCGACGCCCTGGCTCAGCGACTCCTGCCTACGTGA
- a CDS encoding nuclear transport factor 2 family protein → MPIDNGRPPTPAEIFGAALESLNGEDLDGLIERCTDDVVFEFPFAPNGKPRRIEGKDQVRDYLGALPGIEITAPPSIDVHQTTDPDKAVIEMRATGRVTTTGAPFDQSYVVVLVVSDGLISRYRDYWNPLVALETEKSA, encoded by the coding sequence ATGCCCATCGACAACGGTCGTCCGCCCACTCCCGCAGAGATCTTCGGTGCCGCCCTGGAGTCCCTGAACGGTGAAGACCTCGACGGGCTGATCGAGCGCTGCACCGATGACGTCGTCTTCGAGTTCCCCTTCGCTCCGAACGGGAAGCCCCGCAGGATCGAGGGCAAGGACCAGGTCCGGGACTACCTCGGCGCGCTTCCCGGCATCGAGATCACCGCACCACCCAGCATCGACGTCCACCAGACCACCGATCCGGACAAGGCGGTCATCGAGATGCGGGCCACCGGACGCGTGACCACCACCGGTGCTCCGTTCGACCAGTCCTACGTGGTCGTGCTGGTCGTTTCCGACGGCCTGATCTCCCGGTACCGCGACTACTGGAACCCCCTGGTGGCGCTCGAGACGGAGAAGTCGGCGTGA
- a CDS encoding NmrA family NAD(P)-binding protein, with translation MTATHEVLVTGSTGNTGRPLVARLRAQGVPTRAASRHPSPDDHEATRFDWYDPTTFDNAVAGVRAAYLVPPPLDPDPVAAMAPFLEAAQRSGVSRVVLLGASVVETGGPAVGQVQALLPRHVQEWVVLRPSWFMQNFVGDHHHADSARTLGTITTAAGDGRVAFIDADDIAAVAARLLTAPTVTNEELVLTGPEALSHTSVAEILTDVLGRPVRHVSVPASEFERQLAATMPAPGAKLLAALDRQIAAGVEDRTTPGVERVTGRPPKSMRTVLEAAFDAGRR, from the coding sequence GTGACCGCGACGCACGAGGTACTGGTCACCGGCAGCACCGGTAACACCGGGCGCCCACTCGTCGCCCGGCTGAGGGCACAGGGAGTGCCGACGCGCGCGGCGTCACGCCACCCGAGCCCGGACGACCACGAGGCGACGCGTTTCGACTGGTACGACCCCACGACCTTCGACAACGCGGTGGCCGGCGTACGAGCCGCCTACCTCGTACCGCCGCCGCTGGACCCTGACCCGGTGGCCGCGATGGCACCGTTCCTCGAGGCCGCGCAACGGTCGGGAGTCTCCCGCGTGGTCCTCCTGGGCGCCTCCGTCGTCGAAACGGGCGGACCCGCCGTCGGACAGGTCCAAGCGCTGCTCCCCCGGCATGTGCAGGAATGGGTCGTGCTCCGTCCCTCGTGGTTCATGCAGAACTTCGTCGGCGACCACCACCACGCCGACAGCGCCCGGACGCTGGGCACCATCACCACCGCCGCGGGCGACGGGCGGGTGGCGTTCATCGACGCCGACGACATCGCGGCAGTGGCGGCCCGCCTGCTGACGGCCCCGACGGTGACCAACGAGGAGCTCGTACTCACCGGCCCCGAGGCGCTGAGTCACACGTCCGTCGCCGAGATCCTCACCGACGTCCTGGGACGGCCGGTACGGCATGTGTCCGTCCCCGCTTCGGAGTTCGAACGACAGCTCGCCGCGACGATGCCGGCACCCGGCGCCAAGCTGCTCGCGGCGTTGGACCGGCAGATCGCCGCCGGTGTCGAGGACCGGACAACACCCGGGGTCGAGCGGGTGACGGGGCGACCGCCCAAGTCCATGAGGACCGTACTGGAAGCGGCGTTCGACGCCGGCCGACGATGA
- a CDS encoding SRPBCC family protein — protein sequence MSEIEQSVEVEAPLSAVYNQWTQFEEYPRFMAGVERIEQRTPTLTHWVTEVDGVRREFDAEITEQLPDERVAWTSVGGEVRQAGVVTFHRISGTRTKVMLQLEHEPHGLVEQAGDKLGVVRRQAAGDLERFKGFIEKRGVETGGWRGQV from the coding sequence ATGAGCGAGATCGAGCAGTCCGTCGAGGTGGAGGCGCCGCTGTCGGCGGTCTACAACCAGTGGACGCAGTTCGAGGAGTACCCCCGGTTCATGGCCGGGGTCGAGCGGATCGAGCAGCGCACGCCCACGCTGACGCACTGGGTCACCGAGGTCGACGGTGTCCGCAGGGAGTTCGACGCCGAGATCACCGAGCAGCTTCCGGACGAACGGGTGGCCTGGACGAGCGTCGGGGGCGAGGTGCGGCAGGCCGGAGTGGTGACGTTCCACCGGATCTCCGGCACCCGGACCAAGGTCATGCTGCAACTGGAGCACGAGCCGCACGGCCTCGTCGAACAGGCCGGCGACAAGCTCGGGGTCGTCCGGCGCCAGGCCGCAGGGGATCTGGAGCGGTTCAAGGGCTTCATCGAGAAGCGCGGCGTGGAGACCGGCGGCTGGCGCGGCCAGGTCTGA
- a CDS encoding DUF5133 domain-containing protein — MLMAHPAVLRDLIGQYETLRALNAQDGGEDARRRLADVSYTLCVVTGTKDVDAALIAARHRLPGARVEDDSVLTASGG; from the coding sequence ATGCTGATGGCGCACCCCGCGGTGCTGCGGGACCTGATCGGTCAGTACGAGACGCTGCGGGCGCTCAACGCCCAGGACGGCGGCGAGGACGCCCGGCGCCGGCTCGCCGACGTGTCGTACACCCTCTGCGTCGTCACCGGCACCAAGGACGTCGACGCCGCCCTGATCGCCGCTCGCCACCGGCTGCCCGGTGCCCGCGTAGAGGACGACTCGGTGCTCACCGCCTCGGGCGGCTGA
- a CDS encoding tetratricopeptide repeat protein → MRTSHRAQAEELLARAVEEEVRRSGGRTDGQVLLSRARGELDGLLRTAEEEYAAYEAAVAAAEAEAERQSFGRRYAREGAGTPLLVAGVAAAAACAADLAFGTGAGTALGAGAVVGVAGAAATVVKVGAVHWPTAHRQAGALGQPGGPEQLRLAWLTALEVRGVRPFLERQRTAAVPAARRAAPARRHTGPVLGRTDKSALARRRSVLEQSFDRLPSEDGPFAGRRELMARITQEVHAARAATETRPVVLVLHGEPGAGRTTLAVRAARELKDQFRGACVVDLRGGGQSRTVPLSTREALLHLLNRLGAPREQLLQRERSSPEQQTRRLAELYQRHLTDVSVIVVLDDASDPEQVAALVPEHSDSLVLVTSREPMELPGPVAARVRQLPVAGLDAAGAEEVLRRVAGEAADPYDAQATDRIVELCGGLPLALRVAGSALETRTPRELASALEAYGTVGPVERALWLRHTDQDERNRRLLRRLALAGRASLGAAAAAALLDTDEQEAERRLVELAGAGLIDRVRGSRYRLHTLVRAFARARLTEEEPAAERTAAQERLIVNYAELAEQVIGLVDGRSSTRADSALKAGPMGQHGFGTLEYALNWLDQESSFITAALRDAEGVDQGAVRDLLGALCDYCLLRGDLYRLGELNDLARAVDQGLLARSVQWRTGIAERQLGELDKARTTLTSVVGLYYEARHDSGAALALCSLGITLHHQGKLAEAAGKLREALALQQPGELATDRAWTLHALAAVERDRSRLAEAERLLAEAGRLHTANSSLHGQAWTRFQLGQVRLRQGAVEQAEEELRAALELYGRTGDVRGQAWALTQLGRALLHTEQGDEGREAAEELRGALSRHRDNEDARGEAWTRYYLGQALEESGDLTTAVRELERARTMFSRMRDVYGLACARHHSARVTRDLRAAQTGSLRNSGFARQLLVDARADFRRIGVAHGEAWTCLELAVTDAGNARTGQALALAEEAAALFASYGDGRGGEWARFLTATLLPFAAPGGLETGTAQALALLDELTSSPTRARDPRLTPCLPAYRLLLERGVDPAGEWPAWGLGLVPGRHAREVMGVG, encoded by the coding sequence ATGCGGACCAGTCATCGGGCCCAGGCCGAGGAGTTGCTGGCGCGGGCGGTCGAGGAGGAGGTGCGGCGCTCCGGCGGCCGCACCGACGGACAGGTGCTCCTGTCCCGGGCCCGCGGCGAGTTGGACGGGCTGCTGCGCACGGCCGAAGAGGAGTACGCGGCGTACGAGGCGGCCGTCGCCGCCGCCGAGGCCGAGGCCGAGCGGCAGAGTTTCGGCCGGCGGTACGCGCGCGAGGGCGCGGGCACCCCGTTGCTGGTCGCCGGGGTCGCGGCGGCCGCTGCCTGTGCGGCGGACCTGGCGTTCGGCACCGGCGCCGGCACGGCCCTCGGCGCGGGGGCCGTGGTGGGCGTGGCCGGGGCGGCGGCGACCGTGGTGAAGGTGGGCGCGGTGCACTGGCCGACCGCGCACCGGCAGGCGGGCGCGCTGGGGCAGCCGGGCGGGCCCGAGCAGTTGCGGCTGGCCTGGCTGACGGCACTGGAGGTGCGCGGGGTGCGGCCGTTCCTGGAGCGGCAGCGCACGGCGGCGGTCCCGGCGGCGCGCCGGGCGGCTCCGGCCCGGCGGCACACCGGGCCCGTGCTGGGGCGGACCGACAAGAGCGCACTGGCCCGGCGGCGTTCGGTGCTGGAGCAGTCCTTCGACCGGCTGCCCTCGGAGGACGGGCCGTTCGCTGGCCGCCGGGAGCTGATGGCGCGGATCACCCAGGAGGTGCACGCGGCGCGGGCGGCGACGGAGACCCGGCCGGTGGTGCTGGTGCTGCACGGCGAGCCGGGCGCGGGCCGCACGACGCTGGCGGTCCGGGCGGCGCGCGAGCTGAAGGACCAGTTCCGGGGCGCGTGCGTGGTGGATCTGCGGGGTGGCGGGCAGAGCCGGACGGTGCCGCTGTCGACGCGGGAGGCGCTGCTGCACCTGCTCAACCGGCTGGGGGCGCCGCGCGAGCAGCTGCTCCAGCGGGAGCGGAGTTCGCCGGAGCAGCAGACGCGGCGGCTGGCCGAGCTGTACCAGCGCCATCTCACGGACGTGTCCGTGATCGTGGTGCTGGACGACGCCTCGGACCCGGAGCAGGTGGCGGCGCTGGTGCCCGAGCACTCGGACAGCCTGGTGCTGGTGACGTCCCGGGAGCCGATGGAGCTGCCCGGCCCCGTGGCGGCACGCGTGCGGCAGCTGCCGGTGGCCGGGCTGGACGCGGCCGGGGCCGAGGAGGTGCTGCGCCGGGTGGCGGGCGAGGCGGCCGACCCGTACGACGCGCAGGCCACGGACCGGATCGTGGAGCTCTGCGGCGGGCTGCCGCTGGCGCTGCGGGTGGCGGGGTCGGCGCTGGAGACCCGTACGCCCCGTGAACTGGCCTCGGCGCTGGAGGCGTACGGCACGGTGGGTCCGGTGGAGCGGGCGCTGTGGCTGCGCCACACCGACCAGGACGAGCGGAACCGCCGGCTGCTGCGGCGGCTCGCGCTGGCGGGGCGGGCCTCGCTGGGCGCGGCCGCGGCGGCGGCGCTGCTGGACACCGACGAGCAGGAGGCGGAACGGCGTCTCGTCGAGCTGGCGGGGGCCGGGCTGATCGACCGGGTGCGCGGCAGCCGCTACCGGCTGCACACCCTCGTCCGCGCCTTCGCCCGGGCCCGGCTGACCGAGGAGGAGCCGGCGGCGGAGCGGACGGCGGCTCAGGAACGGCTGATCGTCAACTACGCGGAGCTGGCCGAGCAGGTCATCGGCCTGGTCGACGGCAGGTCCTCGACGCGGGCGGACTCGGCGCTCAAGGCCGGGCCGATGGGGCAGCACGGGTTCGGCACGCTGGAGTACGCGCTCAACTGGCTGGACCAGGAGTCGAGCTTCATCACGGCGGCGCTGCGCGACGCGGAGGGCGTCGACCAGGGCGCGGTACGCGACCTCCTCGGCGCCCTGTGCGACTACTGCCTGCTCCGCGGCGACCTGTACCGGCTCGGGGAACTGAACGACCTGGCGCGCGCCGTCGACCAGGGGCTGCTGGCCCGCTCGGTGCAGTGGCGCACGGGTATCGCCGAGCGCCAGCTCGGCGAGTTGGACAAGGCCCGCACCACGCTGACCTCGGTGGTCGGCCTGTACTACGAGGCGCGCCACGATTCCGGCGCGGCGCTCGCGCTCTGCTCGCTCGGCATCACCCTGCACCACCAGGGGAAGCTGGCGGAGGCGGCCGGGAAGCTGCGGGAGGCACTGGCGCTCCAGCAGCCGGGCGAGCTGGCGACGGACCGGGCGTGGACACTGCACGCGCTGGCCGCCGTGGAACGCGACCGGTCCCGGCTGGCCGAGGCGGAGCGGCTGCTCGCCGAGGCGGGCCGCCTGCACACGGCCAACTCCTCCCTGCACGGCCAGGCGTGGACCCGCTTCCAGCTCGGCCAGGTCCGGCTCCGGCAGGGCGCCGTCGAGCAGGCCGAGGAGGAGCTGCGGGCCGCGCTGGAGCTGTACGGCAGGACCGGCGACGTCCGCGGCCAGGCATGGGCCCTCACCCAGCTGGGCCGGGCCCTGCTCCACACCGAGCAGGGCGACGAGGGCCGGGAGGCCGCCGAGGAGCTGCGCGGTGCCCTCTCCCGCCACCGCGACAACGAGGACGCCCGCGGCGAGGCATGGACCCGCTACTACCTGGGCCAGGCCCTGGAGGAGTCCGGGGACCTGACCACGGCGGTACGCGAACTGGAGCGGGCCCGCACGATGTTCTCCCGGATGCGCGACGTGTACGGGCTGGCCTGTGCCCGGCACCACTCGGCGCGGGTCACCCGCGACCTGCGGGCCGCGCAGACCGGGTCGTTGCGCAACAGCGGCTTCGCCCGGCAGCTCCTGGTGGACGCGCGGGCCGACTTCCGGCGGATCGGCGTGGCCCACGGTGAGGCGTGGACCTGCCTGGAACTCGCGGTGACCGACGCGGGCAACGCCCGTACCGGTCAGGCCCTCGCCCTCGCCGAGGAGGCCGCCGCCCTCTTCGCCTCGTACGGGGACGGCCGGGGCGGGGAGTGGGCGCGTTTCCTGACCGCCACCCTCCTGCCCTTCGCCGCCCCCGGCGGCCTGGAGACGGGCACCGCCCAGGCCCTCGCCCTCCTCGACGAACTCACCTCCTCCCCCACCCGCGCCCGTGACCCGCGCCTGACGCCCTGCCTGCCCGCCTACCGCCTCCTGCTGGAACGCGGCGTGGACCCGGCCGGGGAATGGCCCGCCTGGGGGCTGGGGCTGGTACCGGGACGGCACGCGCGGGAGGTGATGGGGGTGGGCTGA